TCAAACGGGTTGTAGACCCGCTCGCCCAGCCACCCATAGCCGTTGTACCAGCGCCGGATTTCCTCGCGGTCGAGCCCCTCCAACTCCGGGGCGAAGACGGTGTCGATGTCCTCATCCGTATAGCCGCATATCGCGCTGTAGCGCGCATCGAGCGTGATGTCGTTGAAGTTGTTCAGGCCCGAGAAGATGGAGACCTTGCTGAATTTGGACACGCCGGTTAAGAACACGAAGCGCAGGTGCGCGTCCTGGTCTTTGAGGACCGAGTACAAGTTGCGCAAGCCCTCTCGCATCGCGGCGGCCACCGCCTTGTCGCCGAGGTTGTCCAGGATGGGCTTGTCGTACTCGTCGATGAGCACCACCGCGCGCTGACCGTATTTTTCATTGGCCGCGTGGATGAGCGCGGTAAACCAGTCCGACACCTCCTCACACGCGTCACACGTCAGGCCCAGCAGGGTCCGGTTGTACTGCAGCAGCCAGCGGATGCGCTGCTCGAGCTGTTCCCGGTTCTCGAGGCACCCCCGGGCAAAGCTCAGGCGAATGACCGGATAGCGCACCGACCAGTCCCAGTGGGCTTCGGCATACAGCCCCTCAAAGAGCGAGCGGCTGCCCGCGAAGAGTTCGGCCAAGGTGTCGAGAAACAGGCTTTTGCCAAAGCGCCGGGGCCGGGAGAGGAAGTAGTGCTTGCCTTGTTCGATGAGCCGGATGGCGTAGGGCGTCTTGTCGACGTAGTAGCAGCCCTCCTCGCGGATTTCGCGGAAGGTCTGGATGCCGATGGGGAGCCTGCGGCGCTGCATGCGCACGATTATCGCGCCGTGTGATGCCCCGGCGTTGGGTGCCCCGGCGTTGAAAAGGCGAAGGCGTGGGACGCGAAGTGGGGACAATGGCTGGGTACAGAGGCTTCCCCGCCACGCGGGACTCGCGTAAGATTCCCCGCATGTCCGCCCTGCCGCAACCCCGCTTTTCGCCCGCCGATTACCTGGCCTGGGAGGTCGATCAGCCGGTCAAGCACGAGTACGTGTGCGGCGAGGTCTTTGCGATGGCCGGGGCGAGCGACGCCCACGTGACGGTGAGTTTGAACGTGGCCGGCGCGCTGCGCGATCACCTGCGCGGCACGGGGTGCCGAACGTACATCGCCGACATGAAGCTGAAGGCCGCGGACAACGCGTATTTCTACCCCGACGTGTTCGTGACCTGCAGCGCGGCCGACGCCAAGCGATCGGACATCAAGGAGGAGGCGGTGCTGGTGGTGGAGGTGCTCTCCCCCAGCACGGCGGCGTATGACCGGGGCGTCAAGTTTGCGTACTACCGCGGCATGGCGTCGCTTCAGGAGTACGTGCTGATCGACCCCGAGCGGGTGAGTGTCGATGTGTTTCGCCGCGGTGCGGACGGGCTGTGGGTGCTGCACCCGTTTGGCCCCGGCGACACGGTCGAGCTGGCCAGCGTCGGGCTGCGGCTGCCGATGCAGCGGGTGTACGAGGACATCACCGACGCCGAAGGCGCGCCGCTGGTGATGGGGTCAGGCGCCGGCTGACTTGAGCCCTTTCGGCAGCGGAAAGCGCATCGTCTCCACCGGGCCGTCCATGCGGCGCACCGCGGTGGCCCCCAAGGCTTTGAGACGCTGCACCACGCCCTGCACCAGCGCCTCTGGGGCGGAGGCACCGGCCGTGACGCCGACGCGCGGTGCGTGAGCGAACCATTCGTCGCGCAGCTCCGACGCGTCGTCCACCATGTGGGTGG
This region of Tepidimonas taiwanensis genomic DNA includes:
- a CDS encoding ATP-binding protein → MQRRRLPIGIQTFREIREEGCYYVDKTPYAIRLIEQGKHYFLSRPRRFGKSLFLDTLAELFAGSRSLFEGLYAEAHWDWSVRYPVIRLSFARGCLENREQLEQRIRWLLQYNRTLLGLTCDACEEVSDWFTALIHAANEKYGQRAVVLIDEYDKPILDNLGDKAVAAAMREGLRNLYSVLKDQDAHLRFVFLTGVSKFSKVSIFSGLNNFNDITLDARYSAICGYTDEDIDTVFAPELEGLDREEIRRWYNGYGWLGERVYNPFDVLLLFDKRSYRAWWFETGTPTFLIELLAKRHTFTPQLDALVADDQLLGAFDVEYIATEAILWQTGYLTIVDVESAGGITEYRLGYPNREVESAFNTALLRAWVPQAPMPLALYKKFAALDFDALKTHFESLYASIPADWYRNNPITQYEGYWASVFYSHIASLGLDLTPEDVTNQGRIDLTLKLDAAIVVIEFKRIAGKEPTGEAIAQLKARGYADKYRADGRPVYLLGVEFSADVRNIVGWDWVAVG
- a CDS encoding Uma2 family endonuclease; amino-acid sequence: MSALPQPRFSPADYLAWEVDQPVKHEYVCGEVFAMAGASDAHVTVSLNVAGALRDHLRGTGCRTYIADMKLKAADNAYFYPDVFVTCSAADAKRSDIKEEAVLVVEVLSPSTAAYDRGVKFAYYRGMASLQEYVLIDPERVSVDVFRRGADGLWVLHPFGPGDTVELASVGLRLPMQRVYEDITDAEGAPLVMGSGAG